A section of the Chlorocebus sabaeus isolate Y175 chromosome 17, mChlSab1.0.hap1, whole genome shotgun sequence genome encodes:
- the CDKN1A gene encoding cyclin-dependent kinase inhibitor 1, which yields MSEQAGSVRPNPCGSKACRRLFGPVDSEQLSRDCDALMAGCIQEARERWNFDFVTETPLEGDFAWERVRGLGLPKLYLPTGPRRGRDELGGGRRPGTSPALLQGTAEEDHVDLSLSCTLVPRSGEQPEESPGGPGDSQGRKRRQTSMTDFYHSKRRLIFSKRKP from the exons ATGTCAGAACAGGCTGGCAGTGTCCGTCCGAACCCATGCGGCAGCAAGGCCTGCCGCCGCCTCTTCGGCCCAGTGGACAGCGAGCAGCTGAGCCGCGACTGTGATGCGCTAATGGCGGGCTGTATCCAGGAGGCTCGTGAACGATGGAACTTCGACTTTGTCACCGAGACACCACTGGAGGGTGACTTCGCCTGGGAGCGTGTGCGGGGCCTTGGCCTGCCCAAGCTCTACCTTCCCACAGGGCCCCGGCGGGGCCGGGATGAGTTGGGAGGAGGCAGGCGGCCTGGCACCTCGCCCGCTCTGCTGCAGGGGACAGCAGAGGAAGACCATGTGGACCTGTCGCTATCTTGTACCCTTGTGCCTCGCTCAGGGGAGCAGCCTGAAGAGTCCCCAGGTGGACCTGGAGACTCTCAGGGTCGAAAACGGCGGCAGACCAGCATGACAG ATTTCTACCACTCCAAACGCCGGCTGATCTTCTCCAAGAGGAAGCCCTAA